The Candidatus Thermoplasmatota archaeon region TCAGTTGATTTCTTTTGAGCACAGGTTATGATATCTTTATATGATGGATATATAGAACACCAAGAGGTACCACCAGATTTTCTTTTAAAATACAAAAAATATTTCTTTTGATATACACATTTCATTGTGGGTTCTATAATATACTATGAAATCGATATGCCAAAAGAAGAAATGCCATATCTGCTGCATTGATACAAATATGCTGTTAACAAAAAAAGATATACATCAGATACAACAACAAGGGTATCCACAAGACTATTTTGTACGACAGGACAAGTACTGGCTAAAACTAAAAAATAGAAACAATCTCTGCGTTTTTCATAACAGCAAGATATGTACAATTTATCGATATCGACCTGAAGGTTGTAGACTGTATCCTTTAACATATGAAAAAGAATCAAAAAATCCAATCTTTGATACAGAGTGCCCGTATACTACTTATTTTTCTTATAATAACTTAAAAGTTCAACAATTATTGAACCTGATCTCAAGGATTGAGTACGAACGCAAAGAAAGAAAAAACAAACAAAGTGGGCCCGTCCGAATTTGAATCGGAGTCTCTAGCTCCCAAAGCTAAAAGGATGGACCAAGCTACCCCACGGGCCCAGAGAGACAACATCCGTGAAACTCAATTATCTATTTAAAAACTATGCTCTTTTCTGAGTGTTTGGTTTGTTATTAATAGAAATACCAAGTTTTTCTAGATCTTGGACACACTGAGTAATATTATGAAAAACAATGCCATACAGACCCATTTCAACTGCACTAACCACATTTGTTTTTTGATCATCGATAAAAACACATTCACCAGGGGTTAAATCAAGTCGATCAAGCATTATTGTATATATTTTTTTATCTGGCTTTACTACATGCTCTGTACAGGAAAAAACTATCGTGTCGAAGTGTGGATATCTTTGTTCGTAAAAAAACTCTAGAACTGGTTGTTCAGTATTCGATAATAAACCAATACGATATCCCTTTTTTTTGAGAGTAGATACGAGCAAAAACATATTTTGATTTTCTTGATATGCATGTTTAAATACTTTTTTCCAGAGATCTTCTCGTGGTGCTGATACGTTCATTACTGAACATACTAAGTTCCAAAATTCTTGTTCAGTGATGAGGTTTTTTTGAAATGCACTTAGATAGTTTTTATATGTGCTAAGAAATTTTTTTTTTGGAACATGAAAATAGGACGAAAAAAATCGAACAAATTCTGGAGTAGGATCTTGTATCAATACACCACCCCAATCAAAAATGATTGCTTGGATCATTATATATGTTAAGATTTTAAATTGTTAAATATTTTATGTGTGTGATGCTGTGTGGCATGATTTGAGATAGAGAATGTGCATATCTTTTTTGGGATGCACAGTATGAAAAAGAAACGGTGGGGTAAAAAACACGAGGATAACAGAGATTGGAAGCACTATAATGAGAGATTGGTGAAGCGTGGGGAGTTTTTGGTGAACCCTCAATTTCTCGATGGTTGGCGTGGTGAGATCAAGAGGATGAATCAGGGGAAGGTGGGGCAACCGTATACGTATCCTGAGTCGTTGATTCTGTTTTGTGCCATGTTTTGGAGTAAAGGGTTTTGACTTTCGAGCGATACAAGGTATTGTACGAGCGTTTTCCAAGAGACTGGGACCGTTTCCCGTGATCTGTTCCAGTCAGATCCGCAGGCGAATACTTTCACTTCCCGTATCGTTCAGAAGACGAGTGGGGAAGATGATTGTGAGCTGTGATGGTTCTGGGATGAAGGCGGGGAATCGTGGGGAGTGGATTCGGCAGAAATGGCGTGTGAAACGGGGGTGGATCAAGGTTGTCATTATGGGTGATACCAATTGGTGATATCGTGGATATCCGTATTGGGAATGAGAATCTAGATGAACGAACTGCTGCTCGGGGGATGATCAGGAACCATAAGAAAGAGGTCAAGAAGGTGTTGTTGGATGGGTTCCATGATTGCGAGGAGACGTTTGATCTCTGTGATCAGTGCGGGATAGAACCAGGGATTAAGATTCGGAAGAACGCTTCAGAGAAAGGGTTGGGTCCTAGGCCGCGTGAGGTACGACAGTATAAAAAGAAGCAGTATAAACGATGGGTGAAGGAGAAAGGGTACGGGTATCGTTGGCCAGCGAGTGAAGGGATTTTCTCTGCAGTGAAACGCATGTATGGTGAATCTGTCAGGAGTTATAGGATACGGAATATGTATCATGAGGCGATGTTGAAGTTTTGGGCGTATCAGCAACTGCGTGATATGGCATAAAAAACAGCAACACTTATGGGCATGAGCGGAAGCCAGGGCTTTTTTACGGAATCATGCCACACAGCAGTGTGTGATCAAAATCCGTAGTCATGAATTTTTTG contains the following coding sequences:
- a CDS encoding HAD family phosphatase, with protein sequence MIQAIIFDWGGVLIQDPTPEFVRFFSSYFHVPKKKFLSTYKNYLSAFQKNLITEQEFWNLVCSVMNVSAPREDLWKKVFKHAYQENQNMFLLVSTLKKKGYRIGLLSNTEQPVLEFFYEQRYPHFDTIVFSCTEHVVKPDKKIYTIMLDRLDLTPGECVFIDDQKTNVVSAVEMGLYGIVFHNITQCVQDLEKLGISINNKPNTQKRA